One region of Hymenobacter sediminicola genomic DNA includes:
- a CDS encoding circadian clock KaiB family protein: MEPEQGPETAAEYILHLYITGATPNSTRAVRNIKDICERYLPGRYELIIVDIYQQPEMAQDAQIIAAPTLVKKSPGLMRWLVGDLSDRRRVLTLLGLVPDSDDPHVDA, encoded by the coding sequence ATGGAACCAGAACAAGGCCCGGAAACGGCCGCCGAATACATACTTCATCTGTACATAACTGGTGCCACTCCCAACTCCACGCGGGCTGTGCGCAACATCAAGGATATCTGTGAGCGGTATCTTCCGGGGCGTTACGAACTGATAATTGTGGATATTTATCAGCAGCCTGAAATGGCGCAGGATGCGCAGATCATTGCGGCTCCAACGCTCGTGAAAAAAAGCCCTGGTCTGATGCGTTGGCTAGTTGGCGACCTTTCGGACCGCCGCCGTGTGCTAACCTTGCTCGGCCTTGTTCCTGACTCCGATGACCCCCACGTCGATGCCTGA
- the gldF gene encoding gliding motility-associated ABC transporter permease subunit GldF → MLAILRKEFNSFLNSPVAYVVMGVFLVATGLFVWVFPDSSVLDYGFADLQTLFNMAPWIFLFLIPALTMRTFAEEKKAGTIELLLTRPLTDGQIIGGKYLACLLLALLALLPTLLYYYSVYQLGNPPGNIDSAATVGSYLGLGLLAAVFSAIGIFASAITRDQIIAFLVAVVGCFLVYSGFDSLASVFDGAPAYYISQLGIAAHYRDISKGLIDSRDLLYFLSLIAGLLLATRLVLQSRNW, encoded by the coding sequence ATGCTCGCCATCCTTCGCAAAGAATTCAACAGCTTCCTCAACTCGCCGGTGGCCTACGTGGTCATGGGGGTGTTTCTGGTAGCTACAGGCCTGTTCGTGTGGGTCTTTCCGGATAGCTCGGTGCTGGACTACGGCTTTGCCGACCTGCAGACGCTCTTCAACATGGCCCCCTGGATTTTCCTGTTCCTGATTCCGGCCCTCACTATGCGCACTTTTGCCGAGGAGAAGAAGGCCGGCACCATCGAGTTACTGCTCACGCGTCCGCTCACCGATGGCCAGATAATAGGAGGGAAGTACTTGGCCTGCTTGCTGCTGGCCCTACTGGCGCTGCTGCCCACGCTGCTTTACTATTACTCGGTGTATCAGCTCGGCAACCCGCCCGGCAACATCGACTCGGCGGCCACGGTAGGCTCCTACCTGGGGCTGGGGCTGCTGGCGGCGGTATTTTCGGCCATCGGCATCTTCGCCTCGGCCATTACCCGCGACCAAATCATTGCTTTTCTGGTGGCCGTGGTAGGCTGCTTCCTGGTGTACTCGGGCTTCGATTCGCTGGCCTCGGTTTTCGACGGGGCGCCAGCCTACTACATCAGCCAGCTAGGCATTGCGGCCCACTACCGCGACATCAGCAAAGGCCTCATCGACTCCCGCGACCTACTCTATTTCCTTAGTCTGATTGCCGGGCTGCTACTCGCCACGCGGCTGGTATTGCAAAGCCGGAACTGGTAG
- a CDS encoding SDR family oxidoreductase has protein sequence MDLSGKVAIITGVSKGIGRATAEALLAKGAIVAGWGRTAPDDFKHPRFHFIKCDIRKEADVQKAYAATTKELGQQVHVLVNNAGIGNFGPIDGFSSDDWHAMFDTNVHGLFYCTRAVLPQMKQQKEGHIINVASLAGTAGSPNLAGYCATKYAVRGFSDSLFKEVRPQGVRVTCIMPGSVETNFNGAEPGQKPDPHKMQPEDIAAAIVHALEAPQSTMISELQMRPTLPK, from the coding sequence ATGGATCTTAGCGGCAAGGTAGCCATAATCACAGGGGTCAGCAAAGGCATTGGGCGGGCAACCGCTGAGGCACTACTGGCCAAAGGGGCCATAGTGGCCGGCTGGGGCCGCACTGCTCCCGATGATTTCAAACATCCGCGCTTTCACTTCATTAAGTGCGACATCCGCAAGGAAGCCGATGTACAGAAGGCGTACGCCGCTACTACCAAGGAACTGGGCCAGCAGGTGCATGTATTGGTGAACAACGCCGGTATCGGCAATTTCGGACCTATTGACGGCTTTTCGTCAGATGACTGGCACGCCATGTTCGATACCAACGTGCATGGCTTGTTCTACTGCACCCGTGCCGTTTTGCCCCAGATGAAGCAGCAGAAAGAAGGCCACATTATCAATGTAGCTTCCCTTGCCGGCACGGCGGGCAGCCCCAATCTGGCTGGCTACTGCGCCACCAAATACGCCGTGCGCGGCTTCTCCGATTCGTTGTTCAAAGAAGTTCGGCCACAGGGAGTGCGCGTAACGTGCATTATGCCCGGCTCGGTAGAAACCAACTTCAACGGCGCCGAACCTGGCCAGAAACCTGACCCGCATAAGATGCAGCCCGAAGACATTGCCGCTGCTATTGTGCACGCGCTGGAGGCCCCTCAAAGCACGATGATATCGGAGCTGCAGATGCGGCCTACGCTGCCAAAGTAG
- a CDS encoding sensor histidine kinase, producing MTPTSMPDSSSLSAAELARENQQLRLQLQEAEELISAIRTGSVDALAVQGADGPRIYTLEGADQSYRTLIEQMNEGALLLSQDSTVLYCNACMASLLDRGLEAVMGTDFADFVPADYQAYWQTLLAAGWAGKSKGEMPLSSQQGLLRPFALALNVLTFNETSVLAVIVTDMSAQREISAIQAQVAEQNMLLAHKNEELKTQESARIAVERVAAEASRLLEGIPQIAWTAEPTGHNTYLNRRWFDYTGIQGNQSLDSQIAEYIHPDDLRPAIQRWQLSLDSGAPLEVECRIRDRFGEYRWMLGRALPSRNEQEQIVQWIGTYTDIHEQKLAQERIVQTQSQLRMNNEQLTRANIDLDNFIYTASHDLKAPINNIEGLLNALQPELAASSSGNDQTQLLLNMMQDSVERFKRTIEHLTEVTKLQKENDQPAAVIDLASLIQEVSLDLRPLMRSAGGQLEVNVEACPSISFSEKNLRSIVYNLLSNAFKYHSLDRELHVRILTRQTAQFTVLEVHDNGLGLDTSNHERLFAMFQRFHDHVEGSGIGLYMVKKIIENAGGYIEVQSQVGKGASFFVHFAR from the coding sequence ATGACCCCCACGTCGATGCCTGATTCTTCGTCGCTTTCTGCTGCTGAGCTGGCCCGCGAAAACCAGCAGCTACGCCTGCAGTTGCAGGAAGCCGAAGAGCTTATCAGCGCTATTCGCACCGGCTCGGTTGATGCGCTGGCGGTGCAAGGAGCCGATGGCCCCCGCATTTACACGCTGGAAGGTGCCGACCAAAGCTACCGTACCCTCATTGAGCAGATGAACGAGGGAGCATTGCTGCTGAGCCAGGACTCAACGGTGCTCTACTGCAACGCCTGCATGGCCAGCTTACTCGATAGGGGGCTGGAAGCTGTGATGGGCACCGACTTCGCTGATTTCGTACCTGCAGACTATCAAGCATACTGGCAGACGCTGCTGGCAGCGGGCTGGGCTGGCAAAAGCAAAGGCGAGATGCCCTTAAGCAGCCAGCAAGGTCTGCTACGGCCCTTTGCCTTGGCCTTGAACGTGCTGACGTTCAACGAGACGTCGGTGCTGGCTGTTATCGTCACGGATATGTCGGCGCAACGCGAGATAAGCGCTATTCAGGCGCAGGTAGCAGAGCAGAATATGCTGCTGGCCCACAAGAATGAGGAGTTGAAAACGCAGGAATCGGCCCGGATAGCAGTAGAGCGGGTGGCCGCCGAAGCCAGCCGGCTGCTGGAAGGCATTCCACAGATTGCCTGGACCGCCGAGCCAACCGGACACAACACCTACCTCAACCGGCGCTGGTTTGATTACACCGGAATTCAGGGAAATCAGTCACTGGATAGCCAGATTGCGGAATACATCCACCCCGATGACCTGCGGCCTGCTATCCAGCGCTGGCAGCTCAGCCTTGATTCGGGGGCACCACTGGAAGTCGAATGTCGGATTCGGGACCGTTTCGGCGAATACCGCTGGATGCTGGGTCGCGCGTTGCCTTCCCGCAACGAGCAGGAGCAGATTGTGCAATGGATTGGCACCTACACGGATATCCATGAGCAGAAGCTGGCGCAGGAGCGTATTGTGCAAACTCAGAGCCAGTTGCGAATGAACAATGAGCAACTGACGCGCGCTAATATCGACCTGGATAACTTCATTTATACCGCCTCCCACGACCTGAAGGCACCTATCAACAATATCGAGGGCCTACTCAACGCGTTGCAGCCAGAACTGGCCGCCAGCAGCTCCGGCAACGACCAGACCCAACTGCTCCTGAACATGATGCAGGACTCGGTGGAGCGCTTCAAGCGTACGATTGAGCACTTGACTGAAGTGACCAAGCTGCAGAAGGAAAACGACCAGCCCGCCGCGGTGATTGATCTGGCGAGCCTGATTCAGGAAGTGAGCCTGGATTTGAGGCCTCTGATGCGTTCTGCTGGCGGCCAGCTGGAAGTAAATGTTGAGGCGTGCCCTTCCATATCCTTCTCCGAGAAGAACCTGCGCAGTATCGTGTATAATCTGCTCAGCAACGCCTTCAAATACCATTCTCTCGACCGGGAACTGCACGTTCGGATTCTGACCCGCCAGACGGCCCAGTTTACGGTGCTGGAAGTGCACGACAATGGCCTAGGGCTTGATACCAGTAACCATGAGCGGCTGTTTGCCATGTTTCAGCGCTTCCACGACCATGTTGAAGGCAGCGGCATCGGCTTATACATGGTGAAGAAGATTATAGAAAACGCCGGGGGCTATATTGAGGTACAAAGCCAGGTAGGGAAGGGGGCAAGCTTCTTCGTGCATTTCGCACGGTAG
- a CDS encoding circadian clock KaiB family protein, which translates to MEEEIWELRLYVAGQTVKSVTALANLRNYCETHLKGRYRLEVIDLLLHPQLAEGDQILAIPTLVRKVPSPIRKIIGDLSNQERVLVGLDIRAVEGK; encoded by the coding sequence ATGGAAGAGGAAATCTGGGAACTGCGCCTGTACGTGGCCGGCCAAACCGTGAAATCTGTTACGGCGCTGGCCAATCTGCGTAACTATTGCGAGACGCACCTGAAAGGCCGCTACCGACTGGAGGTGATTGACTTGCTGCTGCACCCACAGTTGGCCGAGGGCGACCAGATTCTGGCTATTCCGACGTTGGTGCGCAAAGTGCCGTCGCCTATCCGCAAAATCATTGGCGACCTGTCTAACCAGGAGCGAGTGCTGGTCGGGCTGGATATCCGGGCGGTTGAGGGTAAGTAG
- the gldA gene encoding gliding motility-associated ABC transporter ATP-binding subunit GldA: MVEITNLTKTFGTQTAVDDISFTVGKGEILGFLGPNGAGKSTTMKMATGYLPPSAGTIVIEGYDVQTAPLEVRRRVGYLPEHNPLYLDMYVHEYLEFIGSVHGLKGSGLRQRVQQLVDRVGLGREQNKQIGALSKGYRQRVGLAQALIHDPGVLILDEPTTGLDPNQIGEIRSLIRELGQDKTVIFSTHILPEVAALCSRAVIINRGRLVADSPVSELGGKAARETIIRAEFEQPIDAAPLLALAGIRNVEVETGNTYRIRAAAGTDQRGAISRLAAQQGWVLLGLRQEEQSLEQVFQQLTRSE; the protein is encoded by the coding sequence ATGGTTGAAATAACGAATCTTACCAAAACCTTCGGTACCCAAACGGCGGTGGATGACATATCCTTCACGGTCGGGAAAGGTGAAATACTGGGGTTTCTGGGGCCGAACGGGGCCGGCAAGTCCACGACCATGAAGATGGCTACGGGGTATCTGCCGCCTTCGGCTGGCACTATCGTTATTGAAGGCTATGACGTGCAGACGGCTCCGCTGGAAGTGCGCCGCCGCGTAGGCTACTTGCCCGAACACAACCCGCTCTACCTCGATATGTACGTGCACGAATACCTTGAATTCATTGGGTCGGTGCACGGTCTGAAAGGCAGCGGGCTGCGCCAGCGTGTGCAGCAACTGGTGGATAGGGTAGGGCTGGGGCGCGAGCAGAACAAGCAAATCGGGGCCCTGTCCAAAGGCTACCGCCAGCGCGTAGGCCTTGCGCAGGCCCTCATCCACGACCCTGGCGTACTCATCCTCGACGAGCCCACCACCGGCTTAGACCCTAACCAGATTGGTGAAATCCGCAGCCTGATCCGAGAACTGGGCCAAGACAAAACCGTCATCTTCAGCACCCACATTCTGCCCGAAGTAGCCGCCCTGTGCAGCCGCGCCGTCATCATCAACCGCGGCCGGCTCGTCGCCGATTCGCCCGTGTCGGAGCTAGGCGGCAAGGCCGCGCGCGAAACCATCATCCGCGCCGAGTTTGAGCAGCCAATTGACGCTGCGCCGCTATTGGCGCTGGCTGGCATCCGAAACGTGGAAGTAGAAACCGGCAATACTTATCGTATCCGAGCCGCTGCCGGCACCGACCAGCGCGGCGCCATTTCACGGCTGGCGGCTCAGCAGGGCTGGGTGCTGTTGGGGTTGCGGCAGGAGGAACAGTCGCTGGAGCAGGTGTTCCAGCAGCTGACGCGCAGTGAGTGA
- a CDS encoding GIN domain-containing protein, translated as MGLLASCQNNDCLKSAGEETTERRELPEFQDITINDNVSVTLVQDSETYAEVRTGKNLQEDLKLEVRGNRLYLTNESRCNWGRSYDIAHEVTLHLPRINDIDHLGQGTVRTQSQFWADTAYFHMTGTGDYDLDLRSNYLWLDQYELGDYRLRGTTDQLLLTGGGLGRFFATELRARACYLNLSIYADNDVYVNASEYVQGTHAGGGTIYYAGNPTTADVRVTGKGKIIKQN; from the coding sequence ATGGGACTGTTAGCATCCTGCCAGAACAACGACTGTCTGAAAAGTGCCGGCGAAGAAACCACGGAGCGGCGGGAGCTGCCCGAATTTCAGGACATCACCATCAACGACAATGTAAGCGTAACGCTGGTACAGGATTCGGAGACATACGCCGAAGTCAGGACCGGTAAGAATCTGCAGGAAGACCTGAAGCTGGAAGTGCGTGGCAACCGCCTTTACCTCACCAACGAAAGCCGTTGTAACTGGGGCCGCAGCTACGATATAGCCCACGAAGTTACGCTGCATCTGCCCCGTATCAACGATATAGACCATTTGGGCCAGGGCACCGTCCGCACCCAAAGCCAATTCTGGGCTGATACGGCCTACTTCCACATGACCGGCACCGGCGACTATGACCTCGACCTGCGCAGCAACTACCTCTGGCTCGACCAGTACGAGCTGGGCGACTACCGCCTGCGCGGCACCACCGACCAGCTCCTATTGACTGGCGGCGGCCTGGGCCGCTTCTTCGCCACCGAGTTGCGCGCCCGTGCCTGCTACCTCAACCTGAGCATCTACGCCGACAATGATGTGTATGTAAATGCCTCCGAGTATGTGCAGGGCACTCACGCTGGCGGTGGCACCATTTACTATGCCGGCAACCCTACCACCGCCGATGTCCGCGTGACGGGCAAAGGAAAGATTATTAAGCAGAACTGA
- the gldG gene encoding gliding motility-associated ABC transporter substrate-binding protein GldG, giving the protein MSEPQPSFPASRKRRDLTRFLVVIGLLLLFNFLGQQFFFRLDLTEEKRYTMSDATKALLQNLKQPVTVTVYLDGDFPPAFRRLQQSVRETLNEMQVYGGSNLHYVFIDPSAAGTEKARNEYYETLLKKGLRPTNLGANENGKRVEKIIFPWATVEAGGKQQQVLLLRGNQAAPSDVRLNQSIEGLEYELASAIRKLSPGQRKRIGVIEGHGELSNLEAGDLIGSLGQFYDVFRVNLAASRPQDLRTLSALIVAKPATAYTEPEKFKLDQFITQGGNALLFMDAMRVNLDSASRGGMLAFPLQLGLDDLLFKYGVRVNPDLILDLNSGVIPLVTGTEGDKPKVEPMPWQFYPLINNYSPHPITRNLDAVYTKFISSLDTVKATGIRKTPLMFTSRYTRVLPAPVPVNLNDARLPPDQKLYTSKFNPVGYLLEGQFRSLYANRTEPGTTRFQPETSPQARPAKVLVISDGDFVRNEVDPKTGRPMRLGFDRLASTEFANRELVLNAVDYMLDESGLITVRGKQITLRPLDKLRVAEQRSQWQLLNLAAPLVLLGLFGAVRAWRRKRRYASF; this is encoded by the coding sequence ATGTCCGAACCACAACCCTCGTTTCCTGCTTCCCGCAAACGCCGCGACCTGACCCGCTTTCTGGTGGTGATAGGCCTACTGCTGCTGTTCAACTTTCTCGGCCAGCAATTCTTCTTCCGCCTCGACCTGACGGAGGAGAAGCGTTACACCATGTCGGATGCCACCAAAGCGCTGCTCCAGAACCTGAAGCAACCCGTGACCGTGACCGTGTATCTGGATGGTGACTTTCCGCCCGCTTTCCGCCGTTTGCAGCAGTCGGTGCGCGAAACCCTGAACGAAATGCAGGTGTACGGCGGCTCCAACCTGCACTACGTCTTCATCGACCCTTCAGCGGCTGGTACCGAGAAGGCCCGCAACGAATACTATGAGACGTTGCTCAAAAAAGGCCTGCGCCCCACCAATCTGGGCGCTAACGAAAACGGCAAGCGGGTCGAGAAAATCATCTTTCCCTGGGCTACGGTGGAAGCTGGCGGCAAGCAGCAGCAAGTGCTACTGCTGCGCGGCAACCAAGCCGCACCTTCCGATGTGCGCCTCAACCAAAGCATCGAAGGGTTGGAATACGAACTGGCCAGCGCCATCCGCAAGCTCAGTCCCGGCCAGCGTAAGCGCATCGGCGTGATTGAAGGCCACGGCGAGCTGTCGAACCTGGAAGCCGGCGACCTGATAGGCTCCCTGGGCCAGTTCTACGACGTATTTCGGGTCAATCTGGCGGCGTCGCGGCCCCAGGATCTGCGCACGCTCAGTGCCCTAATTGTAGCCAAGCCTGCCACAGCCTATACTGAGCCGGAGAAGTTTAAGCTGGATCAGTTTATCACGCAGGGCGGCAATGCGCTGTTATTCATGGATGCCATGCGCGTGAACCTCGACAGCGCCAGCCGGGGAGGTATGCTGGCCTTTCCGCTGCAGCTGGGCCTCGACGACCTGCTGTTCAAGTACGGTGTCCGGGTAAATCCTGACCTGATTCTGGACCTCAATTCCGGCGTGATTCCGCTCGTGACGGGCACCGAAGGCGACAAACCCAAAGTGGAGCCCATGCCGTGGCAGTTCTACCCGCTTATCAACAACTACAGCCCGCACCCCATCACCCGCAACCTCGATGCGGTATACACCAAGTTCATCAGCAGCCTCGACACGGTGAAAGCCACCGGCATCCGCAAAACGCCGCTCATGTTTACCTCGCGCTACACGCGCGTGCTGCCGGCTCCCGTGCCCGTGAACCTGAACGACGCCCGCCTGCCACCCGACCAGAAGCTCTATACCTCGAAGTTCAACCCGGTCGGCTATTTGCTCGAAGGCCAGTTCCGCTCCCTCTACGCCAACCGTACCGAGCCCGGTACCACTCGCTTCCAGCCCGAAACCTCGCCGCAGGCCCGCCCTGCCAAAGTGCTGGTCATTTCTGACGGCGACTTTGTGCGCAATGAGGTAGACCCCAAAACCGGCCGCCCGATGCGCCTCGGCTTCGACCGTCTCGCCAGCACCGAATTTGCCAACCGCGAGTTGGTGCTGAATGCCGTAGACTACATGCTCGACGAAAGCGGCCTTATCACGGTGCGCGGCAAGCAAATCACGCTCCGTCCCCTCGATAAGCTCCGCGTAGCCGAGCAGCGCAGCCAGTGGCAGCTCCTAAACTTGGCGGCGCCGTTGGTGCTACTGGGCCTGTTCGGAGCCGTGCGCGCCTGGCGCCGTAAGCGCCGCTACGCTTCATTTTAA
- the kaiC gene encoding circadian clock protein KaiC, with amino-acid sequence MAALPKAPTGIEGLDEITEGGLPKGRPTLICGSAGCGKTLMGVEFLVRGILDYNEPGVLMAFEETADELAANVASLGFDLKQLQANKLLRLDHVHVDRSEIEETGEYDLEGLFIRLGYAIDSIGAKRVVLDTIESLFSGFPNQAVLRSEIRRLFRWLKDKGVTTVITAERGEGSLTRQGLEEYVSDCVILLDNRVINQITTRRLRIVKYRGSTHGTNEYPYIITEDGISVVPVTSLRLEHVVSNEVVSTGVAGLDDMFTHRGVYRGSSTLITGTAGTAKTTLAVSFAIEACRRGERCVYFAFEESPEQLIRNMQSVGMDLRPFVEQGLLFIEASRPTLNGLEQHLVTVHKLIKEIKPGTVIIDPISNLVSVGSISEVRAMLTRLIDYLKVQGVTALFTALISGRSATQEMTEEGVSSLVDTWVHVRDLEGVGERNRGVSILKARGMAHSNQVREFVVTSHGVQLLDVKIGPDGIVTGASRLAQSIQEQAQIIANQQEVERRDRELERKRRVLEATIANLRTEFESVEEELRRITLEEEHRQNSLTQSRQQIARDFANRRTDKSSDSPDNA; translated from the coding sequence ATGGCCGCATTGCCCAAAGCCCCAACAGGCATCGAAGGCCTCGATGAAATTACGGAAGGAGGCTTGCCTAAAGGGCGCCCAACCCTAATATGCGGGAGTGCCGGCTGTGGCAAAACTCTGATGGGCGTAGAATTTCTGGTGCGCGGCATTCTGGACTACAACGAGCCCGGAGTACTCATGGCGTTTGAGGAAACCGCCGATGAACTGGCTGCCAACGTGGCTTCGCTGGGCTTCGACCTGAAGCAGCTGCAGGCCAATAAATTGCTCCGCCTCGACCACGTGCACGTCGACCGGTCGGAGATAGAAGAAACCGGCGAGTATGACCTCGAAGGCCTGTTTATCCGCCTGGGGTATGCCATCGACAGCATTGGTGCCAAACGCGTCGTGCTCGATACCATTGAGTCATTGTTTTCGGGATTCCCTAACCAAGCGGTACTCCGGTCTGAAATCCGGCGTCTGTTTCGCTGGCTCAAAGACAAGGGGGTCACTACCGTCATCACGGCTGAGCGAGGCGAAGGTTCCCTGACGCGCCAAGGACTAGAGGAATACGTTTCCGACTGCGTGATTTTGCTCGATAACCGGGTAATCAATCAGATAACGACGCGCCGCCTGCGCATAGTGAAATACCGTGGCAGCACGCACGGCACCAACGAATACCCCTACATCATTACTGAGGATGGTATTTCGGTGGTGCCCGTTACCTCGCTGCGGCTGGAGCATGTAGTGTCCAATGAGGTAGTGTCTACCGGTGTAGCAGGCCTAGATGATATGTTCACGCACCGCGGTGTGTACCGTGGCAGCAGTACGCTCATCACGGGCACGGCAGGCACGGCCAAGACCACGCTGGCGGTATCTTTTGCTATAGAAGCCTGCCGCCGGGGCGAACGATGTGTGTACTTTGCATTCGAGGAGTCGCCGGAGCAGCTGATCCGCAATATGCAATCCGTGGGAATGGACCTGCGGCCTTTTGTGGAACAAGGACTGCTGTTCATTGAGGCGTCCCGGCCCACACTCAATGGGCTGGAGCAGCACTTGGTTACGGTGCATAAGCTGATTAAAGAAATAAAGCCTGGCACCGTAATCATCGACCCAATCAGCAATCTGGTTTCGGTGGGCAGCATTTCTGAGGTGCGGGCCATGCTTACTCGCCTCATCGACTACCTGAAAGTGCAGGGCGTCACGGCCCTCTTTACCGCCCTGATCAGCGGCCGGAGTGCTACACAGGAAATGACCGAAGAGGGCGTTTCTTCACTGGTCGATACCTGGGTTCATGTGCGCGACCTAGAAGGCGTAGGAGAGCGGAACCGGGGCGTCAGCATTCTGAAAGCCCGGGGCATGGCGCACTCCAACCAGGTACGCGAATTTGTAGTAACCAGCCACGGAGTTCAGTTGCTCGACGTGAAAATCGGACCGGACGGCATCGTGACCGGGGCCAGCCGCTTGGCCCAGAGCATTCAGGAGCAGGCCCAGATAATAGCCAATCAGCAGGAAGTGGAACGCCGCGACCGGGAACTGGAGCGCAAGCGCCGGGTGCTGGAAGCTACTATTGCCAACCTGCGCACCGAGTTTGAGTCGGTGGAGGAAGAATTGCGTCGCATCACGCTGGAAGAGGAGCACCGCCAAAATTCCCTCACACAGAGTCGCCAGCAGATTGCCCGCGACTTTGCCAACCGTCGGACCGATAAGTCGTCCGATTCGCCCGATAACGCGTAA
- a CDS encoding response regulator, which translates to MPKLSCIILVDDDSTTNYLNHSLLLRLEAADRLLTATNGQHALDLLHQHQPTTAAPDTLILLDVQMPVMDGYSFVETYAQLPASRHSIIVVTLTTPLPSHNITRLKQHNVAGFVHKPLTTEKVHQLLKTYFSHLEPDC; encoded by the coding sequence ATGCCCAAGCTTTCCTGTATCATATTGGTTGATGATGACTCTACCACAAACTATCTGAACCACAGCTTACTATTGCGGCTGGAAGCGGCCGACAGGCTACTAACTGCCACCAACGGCCAGCATGCGCTGGACCTGCTGCACCAGCACCAGCCTACTACAGCCGCCCCCGATACCCTGATTCTGCTGGACGTGCAAATGCCTGTTATGGATGGCTATAGCTTCGTGGAAACCTATGCGCAACTGCCAGCCTCCCGGCATTCCATCATTGTGGTGACCCTCACAACCCCGTTGCCTTCCCATAATATTACCCGACTGAAGCAGCATAATGTTGCGGGGTTTGTGCACAAACCCCTAACGACCGAGAAGGTGCATCAGCTGCTAAAAACCTATTTCAGCCACCTGGAGCCAGACTGCTGA
- the dnaN gene encoding DNA polymerase III subunit beta gives MKFIVSSSALLKQLQSINGVVTNNPVVPILENFLFEIEDGKLTITASDLETSMMTELPVEARESGRIAAPARILLDTLKNLPDQPVTFTLDEETYTIEIASSNGRYKLAGENATDFPRVPVVKGSAPLEIPSSSLARAINKTIFAVSTDELRPAMTGILVQLADSQVTFVATDGHRLLRYRRSDVGAGQTANLIIPRKAFNLLKGALPSEATPVRVEFNNSNAFFSFNQMRLVCRLIDERYPDYENVIPVSNPNKLIISRQELLNSVKRISIYSNKTTHQVRLRLAGSELTVSAEDLDFSNEANEKLACQYDGEDMEIGFNAKFLQEMLSNIDSEEITLELSTPNRAGLLMPTLADDNENILMLVMPVMLNNYV, from the coding sequence ATGAAGTTCATCGTCTCGTCTTCCGCCTTGCTCAAGCAGCTCCAGAGCATCAACGGCGTGGTCACGAACAATCCTGTTGTGCCGATTCTGGAGAACTTCCTCTTCGAGATTGAAGATGGCAAGCTGACGATTACGGCCTCCGATCTGGAGACCAGCATGATGACCGAATTGCCCGTAGAAGCCCGCGAAAGTGGCCGCATTGCTGCCCCCGCCCGCATTCTGCTCGATACCCTGAAAAACCTGCCCGACCAGCCCGTGACATTCACGCTGGACGAGGAAACCTATACCATCGAAATTGCCAGCTCCAACGGCCGCTACAAACTAGCCGGCGAAAATGCCACCGACTTTCCGCGCGTACCGGTAGTGAAAGGGTCGGCACCGCTGGAAATTCCGTCGTCGTCGTTGGCACGCGCCATCAACAAAACCATCTTCGCCGTGAGCACCGACGAGCTGCGCCCGGCCATGACTGGTATTCTGGTGCAACTCGCCGACAGCCAGGTGACGTTTGTGGCTACCGATGGCCACCGGCTGCTTCGCTACCGCCGCTCCGACGTGGGGGCCGGCCAGACGGCCAATCTTATCATTCCGCGCAAAGCGTTCAACTTGCTGAAAGGCGCGCTGCCCTCCGAGGCAACTCCGGTACGCGTAGAGTTCAACAACTCCAATGCTTTCTTCAGCTTCAACCAGATGCGCCTCGTGTGCCGCCTGATTGATGAGCGGTATCCCGATTACGAGAACGTAATTCCGGTTTCGAACCCCAACAAGCTCATCATCAGCCGCCAGGAGCTGCTGAACTCGGTGAAGCGGATTAGCATCTACTCCAACAAAACCACGCACCAGGTACGCCTGCGCCTCGCAGGCTCAGAGCTGACTGTTTCGGCCGAAGACCTGGACTTCTCGAACGAAGCCAACGAAAAACTGGCTTGCCAGTATGACGGGGAGGACATGGAAATCGGTTTCAATGCTAAGTTCCTGCAGGAGATGCTGTCCAACATCGATTCGGAGGAAATTACGC